The following proteins are encoded in a genomic region of Paenibacillus sp. FSL H3-0469:
- a CDS encoding extracellular solute-binding protein has protein sequence MGMKHKPKKMGLLLAGLMLTSLAAGCSSSNNASGSNTPANAEATKAPATETTAPALNADEPGWKSDTSPITFDWYLNFAWFANKWGVDPTSQYITKKTGVNVNFIVPAGNENEKLNTLIASGKLPDFITLGYWEDAIKKMVEGELVLPLNKLAEEYDPYFFKVSDKDKLGWYTQPDGNVYGYPNSSSSPADYEKYGDTYISNQTFAVRKDIYEAIGSPDMRTPEGFLGALKAAQEKFPEVNGQPLIPLGLHEFTENGNDSLEGYIQNFLNIPWEKDGKVYDRETDPEYVRWMKTLRQANQDGLLAKDIFIDKRAQMEEKIVQGRYFAMLYQRTDFASQLGTIFQKNPEQVYIAVDGPANTKMDQPALNGPGISGWTVTLISKDVKDKARAIKFLSYLNSEEGNKDLYLGEKGVSYDTIDGKDQFLPEAHKLMNSDRAAFDKQYGSSFTFWMLQNTNITDQWKPESVEPFKQLEDWTKGKSINTSEFQLIDPTGNSPEGIIATKLKQLRGKTMPKLLMADSDAEFDKIWTEYIAKKEKEGQATFDAYRQTKYEENKKKLGM, from the coding sequence ATGGGTATGAAACATAAGCCAAAGAAAATGGGCCTGCTGCTTGCAGGGCTAATGCTGACCTCCTTGGCGGCAGGCTGCTCCAGCAGCAATAACGCAAGCGGGAGTAATACACCGGCGAATGCGGAAGCTACCAAAGCACCAGCCACAGAAACAACAGCACCTGCACTGAACGCAGATGAGCCTGGCTGGAAAAGCGATACTTCACCGATCACCTTCGACTGGTACCTGAACTTTGCCTGGTTCGCCAACAAGTGGGGCGTTGACCCGACTTCGCAATATATTACGAAGAAGACCGGCGTTAACGTGAACTTCATCGTTCCTGCCGGCAATGAGAATGAAAAGCTGAATACGCTGATTGCTTCCGGCAAGCTGCCAGACTTCATCACGCTCGGCTACTGGGAAGATGCAATCAAAAAAATGGTGGAAGGCGAGCTGGTGCTTCCGCTGAACAAGCTGGCTGAGGAATATGACCCGTACTTCTTCAAGGTCTCGGATAAAGATAAGCTGGGCTGGTACACACAGCCGGACGGTAACGTCTACGGCTATCCTAACTCCTCCTCTTCTCCTGCCGACTACGAGAAATATGGTGATACTTATATCTCGAACCAGACCTTCGCAGTCCGTAAGGATATCTATGAAGCGATCGGCAGCCCGGATATGCGCACACCTGAAGGCTTCCTCGGCGCTCTGAAGGCAGCCCAGGAGAAATTCCCAGAAGTGAACGGACAGCCGCTGATTCCGCTCGGTCTGCATGAGTTCACCGAGAACGGCAATGATTCCCTTGAAGGCTACATTCAGAACTTCCTGAATATCCCTTGGGAAAAAGACGGCAAGGTCTATGACCGTGAGACGGACCCTGAGTATGTCCGCTGGATGAAGACCCTCCGCCAGGCGAACCAGGACGGACTGCTTGCGAAGGATATCTTCATTGACAAGCGTGCTCAAATGGAAGAAAAGATCGTACAGGGCCGCTACTTCGCCATGCTCTATCAACGTACGGACTTTGCTTCCCAGCTCGGTACGATTTTCCAGAAGAACCCTGAGCAGGTGTACATTGCAGTAGACGGTCCGGCTAACACCAAGATGGATCAGCCTGCACTGAACGGCCCCGGGATCTCCGGCTGGACGGTAACCCTGATCTCGAAGGATGTTAAGGATAAGGCGCGTGCGATTAAATTCCTCAGCTATCTGAACAGTGAAGAAGGCAACAAGGATCTTTATCTGGGCGAAAAAGGGGTCAGCTATGATACAATTGACGGCAAGGACCAGTTCCTGCCTGAAGCGCATAAGCTCATGAACTCAGACCGTGCAGCCTTCGATAAGCAATACGGCTCCTCCTTCACCTTCTGGATGCTGCAAAATACGAATATTACCGACCAGTGGAAACCGGAATCCGTTGAACCGTTCAAGCAACTGGAAGACTGGACCAAAGGCAAATCGATCAATACTTCAGAGTTCCAGTTAATCGATCCTACGGGTAACTCACCGGAAGGCATTATCGCCACCAAGCTGAAACAGCTCCGCGGCAAGACGATGCCGAAGCTGCTGATGGCTGATTCCGATGCGGAATTCGACAAGATCTGGACGGAATATATTGCGAAGAAGGAAAAAGAAGGCCAAGCGACCTTCGATGCTTACCGCCAGACGAAATATGAAGAGAACAAGAAAAAACTCGGAATGTAA
- a CDS encoding IS4 family transposase — MNKYTPFLAVFKQVLTSEEVQKVSGQTKDYEDTGTKMTVGVLFDYFVQACYHQWDGFRQSARVGSNYGLPKVHYSTLSGKAGEVPYDIFKRLFQMLVQKCNRQTRRHLNLPKDLLLIDSTTVTAANSRMSWAPYKKFRGGIKLHVAFSQGQHSPVKVVESIARRNDAPFGEVLADKDYLLVQDRAYGKIGRLDQYVQQGQSFVIRLKDNLHLVMPRKLRRPAEGDTQIVRDITCYIGQGKHQSAQRHRVVEFENDRGEVVRVVTDLRKESAQVIAEIYKARWEIEVFFRWVKQHLNVPCLFGTTENAVYSQLFVALTAYVLLKYIFDEIHPKVPVFARLTLWEFMQYWRIFNLPLEWQIQLSLLRRKDHIGVFEIP, encoded by the coding sequence ATGAATAAATATACCCCATTCTTGGCCGTGTTCAAACAAGTATTAACTTCGGAAGAAGTCCAAAAGGTAAGCGGGCAAACCAAGGACTACGAGGATACGGGAACCAAAATGACCGTCGGTGTGTTGTTCGACTACTTTGTCCAAGCCTGCTACCACCAATGGGATGGCTTTCGTCAAAGTGCTCGGGTGGGCTCGAACTACGGTTTGCCCAAGGTTCATTACTCCACCCTTTCGGGCAAAGCCGGTGAAGTGCCTTACGATATCTTCAAGCGTTTGTTTCAAATGCTCGTCCAGAAATGTAACCGGCAAACCCGGCGGCACCTGAATCTGCCTAAAGATCTGCTGCTGATTGACTCTACGACGGTTACGGCAGCCAACTCCCGCATGTCTTGGGCTCCGTATAAAAAATTTAGAGGTGGCATTAAACTGCACGTTGCTTTTTCGCAGGGACAGCATTCACCCGTGAAGGTGGTCGAATCGATTGCCCGGCGTAATGACGCTCCATTTGGAGAAGTCTTGGCCGATAAGGACTACCTTTTAGTTCAGGATCGGGCGTATGGCAAAATCGGTCGATTGGATCAATATGTGCAGCAAGGTCAGTCCTTTGTGATTCGTCTGAAAGACAACCTCCATTTGGTGATGCCGCGAAAGCTTCGGCGACCGGCGGAGGGAGACACCCAAATCGTACGCGATATCACCTGTTATATTGGTCAAGGGAAACACCAATCCGCCCAGCGCCACCGCGTCGTTGAATTTGAAAATGACCGGGGTGAAGTCGTACGTGTCGTGACCGATTTGAGAAAAGAGTCCGCTCAGGTGATTGCTGAAATTTACAAAGCACGATGGGAGATTGAAGTCTTTTTCCGCTGGGTGAAACAGCATTTGAATGTCCCATGTCTATTTGGAACCACCGAAAATGCAGTATATAGCCAATTGTTTGTGGCCCTTACCGCGTATGTGCTTCTGAAATACATTTTTGATGAAATTCATCCGAAGGTACCGGTCTTTGCTAGGCTGACTCTTTGGGAATTTATGCAGTACTGGCGTATATTTAATCTTCCGCTGGAGTGGCAGATTCAGTTGAGTCTGCTCAGGCGTAAAGATCATATAGGTGTTTTTGAAATCCCATAA
- a CDS encoding histidine phosphatase family protein, whose protein sequence is MTTTVYITRHGQTEWNVQKRMQGHQDSPLTPLGVQQAEWLGKAMQDVHLDAVYASSSPRALRTAEIIRGDREIPLTAYDEFKEINLGVWEGREAGELEEQYPEQHQLFWGDPALFSIKGGETFAAVQERALGKLRELIDLHEGGTILIATHTVVVKVLMAYFEGRAMEKLWDLPYIHPTCLCRIDITDGVPEIVLHGDTSHYVTSEGGLES, encoded by the coding sequence ATGACTACTACGGTGTATATTACAAGACACGGTCAGACGGAATGGAATGTGCAGAAGCGGATGCAGGGCCATCAGGATTCTCCGCTTACGCCGCTGGGGGTACAGCAGGCAGAGTGGCTGGGCAAGGCGATGCAGGATGTCCATCTGGATGCGGTATATGCCAGCTCCAGCCCGCGGGCGCTGCGGACGGCAGAGATTATCCGGGGCGACCGGGAGATTCCGCTTACCGCCTATGACGAATTCAAAGAGATTAACCTCGGCGTCTGGGAAGGCCGGGAGGCCGGTGAACTGGAGGAGCAGTACCCGGAGCAGCACCAGTTGTTCTGGGGCGACCCGGCGCTGTTCAGCATCAAGGGCGGCGAGACCTTCGCCGCCGTGCAGGAGCGTGCGCTCGGCAAGCTGCGTGAGCTGATAGACCTGCATGAAGGCGGCACGATCCTCATTGCCACCCATACTGTAGTGGTGAAGGTGCTGATGGCTTATTTTGAAGGCCGGGCCATGGAAAAGCTGTGGGATCTGCCCTACATCCACCCTACCTGCCTATGCAGAATTGATATTACAGACGGCGTGCCGGAGATCGTGCTGCACGGAGATACCAGTCATTATGTGACTAGTGAGGGCGGCCTGGAGTCCTAA
- a CDS encoding sigma-70 family RNA polymerase sigma factor, with translation MEQAEISGPDKRPEQEAAPEPAVEQTVKQIQQGDVQAYTVIIRHFQRPIYLYCYYLLGNREEAEDAPQDIFIRALERLQQYSEEVSFSAWLYTIARNHCLDRIKRRNKSFKLLSLYRQHQQEEEQAGDTRYTEIVHGLLEKLSLEERQILLLRALEEHSFEEIGIIMDMKAGTVRKKYERLRKELGRRQNSGGRIAHEPS, from the coding sequence GTGGAACAAGCAGAAATCAGCGGGCCGGATAAACGGCCAGAGCAGGAAGCAGCACCGGAGCCGGCAGTGGAGCAGACGGTAAAGCAAATCCAGCAGGGGGATGTACAGGCATACACCGTGATCATTAGACATTTTCAGCGGCCGATCTACTTGTACTGCTACTACTTGCTGGGGAACCGGGAAGAGGCGGAGGATGCGCCGCAGGATATTTTTATCAGGGCACTAGAGCGGCTGCAGCAGTATTCGGAGGAAGTCTCTTTCTCGGCTTGGCTGTACACTATTGCGCGCAACCATTGCCTCGACCGGATTAAGCGCAGGAATAAGAGTTTCAAGCTGCTCAGTCTCTACAGGCAACATCAGCAGGAGGAAGAGCAGGCCGGAGACACAAGATATACAGAGATTGTCCACGGTCTGCTGGAGAAGCTGAGTCTGGAGGAGCGGCAGATTCTGCTGCTGCGGGCGCTGGAGGAGCATAGCTTTGAGGAGATTGGGATCATCATGGACATGAAGGCCGGGACGGTCCGCAAAAAATATGAACGGCTGCGCAAAGAGCTCGGACGCCGTCAAAATAGTGGAGGGAGAATCGCCCATGAACCAAGTTAA
- a CDS encoding AAC(3) family N-acetyltransferase — MEEVQGTLITVDRLAADFRRLGVQEGMTLLMHSSFKSLGQWVAGGPVAVILALEQVLGEEGTLVMPTQSSDLTDPSGWSRPPVPEEWWPGIREHMPAYDPDLTPIRGMGIIPDCFRKQRGVRRSSHPIDSFAAWGKHRDVIIDGHGLEYAFGEQSPLARIYELGGSVLLLGVDHGNNTSLHLAEHRADYAGKQEVIAGAPMLVDGARQWVEFRDYNWNSDDFAELGADFDKETGQIAKGIIAASAAQLVPQREIVDYGVKWLERSRR, encoded by the coding sequence ATGGAGGAAGTACAAGGAACATTGATTACAGTAGATAGGCTCGCCGCCGATTTCCGGCGGTTGGGTGTGCAGGAGGGAATGACGCTGCTAATGCATTCCTCCTTCAAATCTCTCGGGCAGTGGGTGGCAGGCGGCCCCGTTGCCGTGATCCTCGCGCTGGAGCAGGTGCTGGGTGAGGAAGGGACACTGGTGATGCCGACGCAATCCTCGGATCTGACCGATCCGTCAGGCTGGAGCAGACCGCCGGTGCCGGAGGAATGGTGGCCGGGCATCCGCGAGCATATGCCGGCGTACGACCCGGACCTCACGCCGATTCGCGGCATGGGGATTATCCCGGACTGCTTCCGCAAGCAGCGGGGGGTGCGGCGCAGCAGTCATCCGATTGATTCTTTTGCCGCCTGGGGGAAGCACCGGGATGTCATTATTGACGGGCATGGCCTGGAATATGCCTTCGGAGAGCAGTCGCCGCTGGCCCGGATCTATGAGCTAGGGGGAAGCGTTCTGCTGCTAGGCGTGGACCATGGGAACAATACCTCGCTGCATCTGGCGGAGCACCGGGCGGATTATGCCGGGAAGCAGGAAGTGATCGCAGGCGCTCCGATGCTGGTGGACGGTGCGCGTCAATGGGTGGAGTTCCGTGATTACAACTGGAATTCGGATGATTTCGCTGAGCTTGGCGCGGACTTTGACAAGGAGACCGGGCAGATTGCCAAGGGCATCATTGCAGCATCTGCGGCGCAGCTTGTCCCGCAGCGGGAGATCGTCGATTATGGGGTGAAGTGGCTGGAACGCAGCCGTAGGTAG
- a CDS encoding winged helix-turn-helix domain-containing protein, which produces MDYKVTVDFAPIYECITSLNAFIGKQNHTAMDAGTLWVRQVQTQFAPVMLQRMKEVMKLTDNFSLSPYIWSCPGERTAEEFLDWFEGLSPGELYDIAGRFGQSVPANLAGLRDAAAEVIRVWNDSYFSSIDPAIIEGLRQEAAVRAAMLDGKNDMSVYEAATGGMRLYPSETLKQVIITPQYHARPLVISSQYDEFVFTSYSCDALPPGEGRPAAALLRLTRALSDETRLFILRQLTGRQMNFTEIVKAVQLSKSTIHYHLIALRAAGLVIVHTSGKTVSYSLRLEALDDLPGQIEDYLKG; this is translated from the coding sequence ATGGATTATAAAGTAACCGTAGACTTCGCGCCTATCTATGAATGCATTACCAGCCTTAACGCTTTTATCGGCAAGCAAAACCATACGGCTATGGATGCCGGGACCCTCTGGGTCCGCCAGGTCCAGACGCAGTTCGCCCCTGTCATGCTCCAGCGTATGAAGGAAGTGATGAAGCTCACCGATAATTTCAGTCTTTCTCCCTACATTTGGAGCTGTCCCGGAGAACGTACGGCAGAGGAATTTCTGGATTGGTTCGAGGGGTTGTCTCCGGGAGAGCTGTACGACATTGCCGGGCGGTTCGGGCAGAGTGTGCCTGCGAATCTTGCCGGTCTGCGGGATGCAGCGGCTGAAGTAATCCGGGTGTGGAATGACAGCTATTTCAGCAGTATTGATCCGGCCATTATAGAAGGGCTGCGGCAGGAGGCCGCAGTACGGGCAGCGATGCTGGACGGCAAGAATGATATGTCAGTGTACGAGGCAGCTACCGGAGGGATGCGGCTCTATCCGTCGGAGACGCTGAAGCAGGTTATTATCACTCCGCAGTATCATGCCCGTCCGCTGGTCATCTCCTCTCAATATGATGAGTTTGTGTTCACCAGCTACTCCTGCGATGCACTCCCTCCCGGAGAAGGACGGCCTGCTGCCGCGCTCCTGCGGCTTACCCGGGCGTTATCGGATGAGACCCGGCTGTTCATTCTCCGGCAGCTTACCGGACGTCAGATGAATTTCACGGAGATCGTGAAGGCGGTCCAGCTGTCCAAAAGCACGATTCACTACCACCTGATCGCGCTGCGCGCAGCAGGTCTGGTCATCGTTCACACCAGCGGCAAAACTGTCTCCTACAGCCTGCGGCTGGAGGCGCTGGATGATCTGCCCGGGCAAATTGAGGACTATCTGAAGGGGTGA
- a CDS encoding histidine kinase has protein sequence MRERTGALWNSFHYWWGRRSLQSRLIAAYIFIILGPSLLVSFYSYKEINNTYMRDSIEKNSYLLQMERMHVLNQIEAMERALQMAYNDKSVRDYLISEDDPTLGELIDFNTTTFLNFSQIQFNNPNIEHLYLFSASPNVYEIWPVIFRESRVSREPWFQQAMKLEGRRNLWSFQNTDIDLMQRSSGGSGQGQPKVSVLREISIPAGNHIGMVQVDMLLSKFTPKTYTSVQDNESQMVIVDDALNLFTRTDNSFLTTDSGLSAAIKERLAVYRKTGEWEMDYKENGNSYLLIQAPVEQIDASLVTVVSMKGLMKDISRTRNLIIGVNIGFIFLVTAITYVLNAFILKNLRRLTETMKKVRRGEPYGSIKVSGGGEVGELAHHFSKLMNTINTLVAQAVYKQALSKEAELRTLHNQIDAHFLYNTLENIKMLAEIENQRTISDALTRLGGMMRYNFKWTGEYVKLRDELRHIENYIEVMNIRFEHTIQLELHIDSAYLEVEVLKMSLQPIVENSVKHAWNADGVELTDRIVKIELTEAEGDIFIVLRDNGLGLTQERLVELHEAIYAKEEPGADASGIGSGGYKAGGVGLRNVHQRLQLFYGEAYGLEVQSEAGKWTAVYMSLPKVLLTGDNQR, from the coding sequence ATGAGAGAGAGAACAGGGGCATTATGGAACTCCTTCCACTACTGGTGGGGGCGGAGGTCACTGCAGAGCCGGCTGATTGCGGCCTATATCTTCATTATTCTGGGACCCAGCCTGCTGGTGTCCTTCTATTCGTATAAGGAAATCAACAACACCTATATGCGGGATTCAATTGAGAAGAACAGCTATCTGCTGCAAATGGAGAGAATGCATGTACTCAACCAGATTGAGGCCATGGAGCGGGCGCTTCAGATGGCGTATAACGATAAAAGTGTGCGCGATTATCTGATCAGTGAGGATGACCCGACCCTGGGCGAGCTGATTGATTTCAATACGACTACCTTTTTGAATTTCAGCCAGATCCAGTTCAATAACCCCAACATCGAGCATCTGTATCTGTTCTCTGCCAGTCCGAATGTATATGAGATATGGCCGGTTATTTTCCGTGAATCCCGGGTGTCGAGGGAGCCCTGGTTCCAGCAGGCCATGAAGCTGGAAGGGAGGCGGAATCTCTGGTCCTTTCAGAATACGGACATCGATCTGATGCAGCGCTCCTCGGGGGGATCCGGACAAGGTCAGCCGAAGGTATCCGTGCTGCGGGAGATCAGTATTCCGGCAGGGAATCATATCGGGATGGTCCAGGTGGATATGCTGCTGAGCAAATTCACGCCCAAGACCTATACCTCTGTACAGGATAACGAATCCCAGATGGTCATTGTCGATGATGCGCTGAATCTGTTCACACGTACCGACAACTCCTTCCTGACCACTGATTCCGGGCTGAGCGCAGCGATCAAGGAGCGGCTGGCCGTCTACCGCAAGACCGGGGAATGGGAGATGGATTACAAGGAGAACGGGAATTCGTACCTGCTGATTCAGGCGCCGGTGGAGCAGATCGATGCCTCCCTGGTCACGGTGGTCTCGATGAAAGGTCTGATGAAGGATATTTCGCGGACCCGCAATTTGATTATCGGGGTAAATATCGGTTTTATTTTCCTGGTTACGGCGATTACGTATGTGCTGAATGCATTCATTCTGAAGAATCTCCGCCGTCTGACAGAGACGATGAAGAAGGTACGCCGGGGCGAGCCGTATGGCAGCATTAAGGTCAGCGGAGGCGGAGAGGTCGGAGAGCTGGCGCATCATTTCTCCAAGCTCATGAATACGATCAATACGCTGGTTGCCCAGGCGGTCTATAAGCAGGCCCTGTCCAAGGAGGCAGAGCTGCGGACCCTGCATAATCAGATCGATGCCCATTTTCTCTATAATACACTGGAGAATATCAAGATGCTGGCCGAAATTGAGAACCAGCGAACCATCTCGGATGCACTGACCCGGCTGGGCGGGATGATGCGTTATAATTTCAAGTGGACCGGGGAATATGTGAAGCTGAGAGACGAGCTCCGCCACATCGAGAATTATATAGAGGTTATGAATATCAGGTTCGAACACACCATTCAATTGGAGCTTCATATTGACAGCGCTTATCTGGAAGTGGAGGTGCTTAAGATGTCATTGCAGCCGATTGTTGAGAACAGCGTGAAGCATGCCTGGAATGCAGACGGCGTGGAGTTAACGGACCGGATTGTGAAGATTGAGCTTACAGAGGCGGAGGGCGATATTTTCATTGTCTTGCGCGATAACGGGCTGGGGCTGACGCAGGAGCGGCTGGTAGAGCTGCATGAGGCGATCTATGCGAAGGAAGAGCCTGGAGCAGACGCTTCCGGGATCGGCAGCGGAGGATATAAGGCGGGAGGCGTCGGGCTGCGCAATGTGCATCAGCGCCTGCAGCTCTTTTACGGGGAAGCCTATGGACTGGAAGTGCAGAGCGAAGCAGGGAAGTGGACAGCGGTGTATATGTCTCTGCCCAAAGTTCTATTGACGGGGGATAATCAGCGATGA
- a CDS encoding MFS transporter, whose translation MQKRSYYGLLSTVSLSAFGDAFGLLAMEWLVYDLTGSKVAMGALALSSMIPEQVLRLLGSPLSDRLPRVRFMACLAVLRLLALLLPLGMGLAGHLQLWQLFAAASLSGACSALFLPTAMAVIPGIAGTGKLMRAFAIIDGCKGAAALLGPALAGILTAASGALPALGVNAVCYMAAIAMLLWLPRMGKPAGPPAAGISVSGYLREVAEGFSFYRRFPAMLTIMMMAAVSNLSSTAIWTMMVPYVREVLHRDAAAVGTLSTVSALGYLAGLGAISLMGEIKQRRAVMLGSLGCSGIVTMLWGFIPSYAFALFAVFAAGLMGPFFSSLSSSLHGRLVPGQLQGRVNSVRFLIGGSLSPVGALAAGTVAELYGVPVLLLAAGLLPVLYAGVALRLPGLKMLDGDLSVLEQRDRQRQEAALTGNISL comes from the coding sequence TTGCAGAAACGGAGCTATTACGGATTGTTATCCACAGTTTCACTCAGCGCCTTCGGCGATGCCTTTGGGCTGCTGGCCATGGAGTGGCTGGTCTATGACCTGACCGGCTCCAAGGTAGCGATGGGGGCGCTTGCCCTCAGCTCCATGATTCCCGAGCAGGTGCTGCGCCTGCTCGGCTCGCCGCTGTCCGACCGGCTGCCCCGTGTGCGGTTCATGGCCTGCCTCGCCGTGCTGCGGCTGCTGGCACTCCTGCTTCCGCTCGGCATGGGTCTTGCCGGCCATCTCCAGCTCTGGCAGCTGTTCGCGGCCGCCAGCCTGAGCGGCGCCTGCTCCGCGCTGTTCCTGCCGACGGCCATGGCTGTCATCCCCGGAATCGCAGGGACCGGAAAGCTGATGCGCGCCTTCGCCATCATTGACGGCTGCAAGGGTGCCGCTGCGCTGCTCGGACCGGCGCTTGCCGGCATCCTGACCGCGGCCAGCGGGGCCTTGCCGGCGCTCGGGGTCAACGCCGTCTGTTATATGGCTGCAATTGCCATGCTGCTGTGGCTGCCCCGGATGGGGAAGCCCGCCGGGCCGCCTGCCGCTGGCATCTCCGTGTCCGGCTATCTGCGGGAGGTGGCCGAAGGCTTCTCGTTCTACCGGCGCTTCCCCGCTATGCTGACGATCATGATGATGGCTGCCGTCAGTAACCTTAGCTCCACTGCCATATGGACGATGATGGTCCCTTATGTCCGCGAGGTGCTGCACCGCGATGCGGCGGCTGTAGGCACGCTATCTACAGTGTCTGCGCTTGGCTACCTTGCCGGACTCGGGGCCATCTCCCTCATGGGCGAGATTAAGCAGCGGCGCGCCGTCATGCTTGGCAGCCTGGGCTGCTCGGGCATCGTCACCATGCTGTGGGGCTTCATCCCCAGCTATGCCTTCGCCTTGTTCGCCGTATTCGCCGCCGGACTGATGGGGCCGTTCTTCAGTTCCTTAAGCTCCTCCCTACACGGACGTCTCGTGCCCGGTCAGCTTCAGGGCCGGGTGAATTCGGTCCGCTTCCTGATTGGCGGGAGCCTGTCCCCGGTTGGCGCCTTGGCCGCCGGTACGGTCGCCGAGCTGTATGGGGTGCCTGTGCTTTTGCTTGCCGCAGGCCTGCTTCCGGTGCTCTACGCCGGAGTGGCTCTGCGCCTGCCTGGATTGAAAATGCTAGACGGCGACCTGTCTGTGCTGGAGCAGCGGGACCGCCAGCGCCAGGAGGCTGCACTGACAGGCAATATCTCTTTGTAA
- a CDS encoding response regulator — protein MTNLMIVDDERMIRQGLKAMIEREYPSVYNIAMAGNGAEALEQYKRERQDVIITDIRMPIMDGITLLARLSAEAGAGGAPAVIILSGHDDFEYAKSAIRYRVKDYLLKPIRREELFEILERIAKEGEERESSSHKQLQEAEGYRRELRAARLRSLLLQQEGEVSAAQQEELAGLTLPFTVGVLNYYHSDGTRMKPAEVQGLLEQLGGPLEHKFTEILTDGDGKLVLVGEGESFLELASKAESKELTRLLLGISRESHSADQFRACYLEACRALQYTFLSPQASFVDYADIQAGRLSFPHPEEELRKLLNMLGTGREKEIKALLAVIFQTEHLLRLDLSYLENVGRSMNERVLDEVFRTHGEASVEVLKLYRQVGNLHNFRHFHDYYRALEHLLLSVNDYIIGIKSAHTEHADMEEAMAYIEANYARPLNMAMVSNYVSLNYSYFSEAFKAYTGESFVLYLKKVRIGHAKELLADNRVKLASVSESVGFENSKQFARVFKELEGISPGEYRAKLLMGRYPGQAEDKES, from the coding sequence ATGACAAATCTGATGATTGTGGATGATGAGAGAATGATCCGTCAAGGTCTGAAGGCGATGATCGAACGGGAATATCCGTCGGTCTACAATATAGCGATGGCGGGAAACGGTGCAGAGGCACTGGAGCAGTACAAGCGGGAACGGCAGGATGTGATTATTACCGATATCCGGATGCCGATCATGGACGGGATTACGCTGCTGGCTCGGCTGTCTGCCGAAGCAGGGGCGGGCGGAGCTCCGGCTGTCATTATTCTCAGCGGCCATGATGATTTCGAATATGCCAAAAGCGCGATCCGCTACCGCGTCAAGGATTATCTGCTGAAGCCGATCCGCCGCGAGGAGCTGTTCGAGATTCTCGAACGCATAGCCAAGGAGGGGGAGGAGCGGGAATCCAGCAGCCATAAGCAGCTGCAGGAAGCAGAGGGCTACCGCCGCGAGCTGCGGGCGGCCCGCCTGCGCAGCCTCCTGTTGCAGCAGGAGGGCGAGGTATCGGCTGCCCAGCAGGAGGAGCTTGCGGGGCTGACGCTGCCTTTTACAGTAGGGGTGCTGAACTATTATCATAGTGACGGTACACGGATGAAGCCGGCAGAAGTGCAAGGGCTGCTGGAGCAACTGGGCGGACCGCTGGAGCACAAGTTCACGGAGATTCTGACGGACGGGGACGGGAAGCTGGTGCTTGTCGGAGAGGGGGAGAGCTTCCTGGAGCTGGCAAGTAAGGCAGAGTCCAAGGAGCTTACGCGGCTGCTGCTCGGAATCAGCAGGGAGAGCCACAGCGCCGACCAGTTCCGTGCCTGTTATCTGGAGGCTTGCCGGGCGCTGCAATATACCTTCCTGTCGCCGCAGGCCAGCTTCGTGGACTATGCGGATATTCAGGCTGGACGGCTGAGCTTCCCGCACCCGGAGGAGGAGCTGCGTAAGCTGCTCAATATGCTGGGAACCGGGCGAGAGAAGGAGATCAAGGCGCTGCTTGCGGTTATTTTTCAGACGGAGCATCTGTTGAGGCTGGATCTGAGTTACCTGGAGAATGTAGGGCGGAGTATGAATGAACGAGTATTGGATGAGGTATTCCGAACACACGGCGAAGCTTCGGTGGAGGTACTGAAGCTCTACCGCCAAGTGGGCAACCTGCATAATTTCCGCCATTTCCACGACTATTACCGTGCGCTGGAGCATCTGCTCCTAAGCGTTAACGATTATATTATAGGCATCAAATCCGCTCACACCGAGCATGCCGATATGGAGGAAGCAATGGCGTATATCGAAGCGAACTACGCCCGCCCGCTGAACATGGCGATGGTCAGTAATTACGTGTCCCTCAACTATTCTTATTTCAGCGAAGCATTCAAGGCTTATACCGGGGAGAGCTTCGTGCTGTATCTCAAAAAAGTCCGCATCGGCCACGCCAAAGAGCTGCTGGCCGATAACCGGGTCAAGCTGGCCTCCGTCTCTGAGTCCGTCGGCTTCGAGAACAGTAAGCAGTTCGCGCGGGTATTCAAGGAGCTGGAGGGCATCTCTCCCGGGGAATACCGGGCCAAGCTGCTGATGGGACGTTATCCCGGACAGGCTGAGGATAAGGAGTCTTAA